A genomic stretch from Flavobacterium sp. KS-LB2 includes:
- the ileS gene encoding isoleucine--tRNA ligase, which yields MSTKFTEYKGLDLPTVASEVLDFWKKENIFEKSVTTREGNQPFVFFEGPPSANGLPGIHHVMARAIKDIFCRYKTQKGFQVKRKAGWDTHGLPVELGTEKELGITKEDIGKTISIEEYNEACKKTVMRYTDVWNDLTEKMGYWVDMENPYVTYKSKYMETVWWILKQIYNKDLMYKGYTIQPYSPKAGTGLSSHEVNQPGSYRDVTDTTVVAQFKVKEDNLPNLQRIFEIGHLFEDTFFLAWTTTPWTLPSNTALTVGPKIDYVLVSTYNQYTFKPVNVILAKALVGKQFAGKYTEVSAVSELLNYKEEDKKIPFFVTATCKGADLLNIQYEQLMPLVLPYQNAENAFRVIVGDFVTTEDGTGIVHTSPTFGADDAKVAKEATPEIPPLLVLDENGTPVPLVDLQGKFVQGLGDLSGKYVKNEYYNEGEAPERSVDVEIAIQLKEENKAFKVEKYVHSYPHCWRTDKPILYYPLDSWFIKISEVKDRMFDLNETINWKPKATGEGRFGNWLKNANDWNLSRSRYWGIPLPIWRTEDKQEEILIGSVEELYNEIEKSIAAGFQKENPFKGFEIGNMAESNYDLVDLHKNVVDEITLVSASGKPMMREADLIDVWFDSGSMPYAQWHYPFENKEKIDQNQDFPADFIAEGVDQTRGWFYTLHAIGTLVFDKVAYKNVVSNGLVLDKNGQKMSKRLGNAADPFETLKEYGPDATRWYMISNANPWDNLKFDLEGIAEVRRKFFGTLYNTYSFFSLYANIDGFKFEEAEIPLNERPEIDQWIISELNTLIKEVDGFYADYEPTKAARAISEFVQENLSNWYVRLCRRRFWKGEYAQDKIAAYQTLYTCLLTISKLGAPIAPFFMDKLYRDLTVATQTEKYDSVHLAEFPISVENYVNKMLESKMQKAQTISSLVLSLRKKEMIKVRQPLQKVMIPVLDDNQRAEIEAISDLIKAEVNVKEIVLLDDASGVLVKQIKPNFKTLGPRFGKDMGLISKAIQGFSKEQISQLDKEGSLSIVIAGNNVLLTIEDVEITSQDIEGWLVANSNGITVALDITISEELKQEGISRELVNRIQNIRKDSGFEVTDKIKVQLKRNGILEEAILKNEAYIKSETLTSDLVFVDEIENGTEIEFDDIKTMILISK from the coding sequence ATGAGCACAAAATTTACTGAATACAAAGGACTTGACTTACCAACTGTGGCGTCAGAAGTTCTGGATTTTTGGAAGAAAGAAAATATATTTGAAAAGAGTGTCACCACTCGCGAAGGCAATCAACCGTTTGTGTTTTTTGAAGGACCGCCTTCGGCAAATGGTTTACCGGGAATTCACCACGTAATGGCACGCGCCATTAAAGATATTTTTTGCCGTTATAAAACGCAAAAAGGGTTTCAAGTAAAGCGTAAAGCCGGCTGGGATACCCACGGTTTGCCAGTTGAACTTGGAACTGAAAAAGAACTTGGAATTACCAAAGAAGATATCGGGAAAACCATTTCAATCGAAGAATACAACGAAGCGTGTAAAAAAACCGTGATGCGTTATACGGACGTATGGAATGATTTGACCGAAAAAATGGGGTATTGGGTAGATATGGAAAATCCGTATGTGACCTACAAATCCAAATATATGGAAACCGTTTGGTGGATTTTGAAACAAATCTACAACAAGGATTTAATGTACAAAGGCTACACCATTCAGCCTTATTCACCAAAAGCAGGAACAGGATTGTCATCGCACGAGGTAAATCAACCGGGAAGTTACCGCGATGTGACGGATACTACTGTTGTGGCACAATTTAAAGTGAAGGAAGACAACCTACCAAATTTACAGCGTATTTTTGAAATAGGACATCTTTTTGAAGACACCTTCTTTTTGGCATGGACCACAACACCTTGGACTTTACCAAGTAATACAGCACTTACTGTTGGTCCAAAAATTGACTACGTTTTAGTAAGTACTTACAATCAATATACTTTTAAGCCAGTTAATGTGATATTAGCAAAGGCTTTAGTGGGAAAACAATTTGCTGGAAAATATACCGAAGTATCAGCCGTTAGCGAGTTGTTGAATTACAAAGAAGAAGATAAAAAAATTCCGTTTTTCGTTACTGCAACGTGCAAAGGTGCCGATTTACTAAACATACAGTACGAACAATTAATGCCATTGGTTTTGCCGTATCAAAATGCAGAAAACGCATTTAGAGTAATTGTTGGTGATTTTGTTACTACAGAAGATGGAACCGGAATTGTACATACTTCACCAACTTTTGGTGCTGATGATGCAAAAGTGGCTAAAGAAGCGACACCAGAAATTCCGCCGTTATTGGTTTTAGACGAAAATGGAACACCTGTTCCGTTAGTAGATTTGCAAGGAAAATTTGTTCAAGGACTTGGAGATTTATCCGGTAAATACGTTAAAAACGAATATTATAACGAAGGCGAAGCACCGGAACGCTCCGTAGATGTAGAAATTGCTATTCAGTTAAAAGAAGAAAATAAAGCATTTAAAGTAGAGAAATATGTCCACAGTTATCCACATTGCTGGAGAACAGACAAGCCTATTTTGTACTATCCATTAGATTCTTGGTTTATAAAAATCTCTGAAGTTAAAGATAGAATGTTCGACTTGAACGAAACCATCAACTGGAAACCAAAAGCAACTGGAGAAGGTCGTTTTGGGAATTGGTTGAAAAACGCTAATGACTGGAATTTATCGCGTTCTAGATATTGGGGAATTCCATTGCCAATCTGGAGAACAGAGGACAAGCAAGAAGAAATATTAATAGGTTCAGTTGAAGAATTATACAACGAAATAGAAAAATCAATCGCAGCAGGTTTCCAAAAGGAAAATCCTTTTAAAGGATTCGAAATTGGAAATATGGCTGAATCAAATTACGATTTAGTTGATTTACATAAAAATGTAGTCGATGAAATCACCTTGGTTTCTGCTTCTGGCAAACCAATGATGCGTGAAGCGGATTTGATTGATGTTTGGTTCGATTCAGGTTCTATGCCGTATGCGCAATGGCATTATCCTTTTGAAAACAAAGAAAAAATAGATCAAAACCAAGATTTTCCAGCGGATTTTATCGCCGAAGGAGTAGATCAAACACGTGGTTGGTTTTATACGTTGCATGCCATTGGAACACTAGTTTTCGACAAAGTAGCGTACAAAAATGTGGTTTCAAACGGATTAGTTTTGGACAAAAACGGACAAAAAATGTCCAAACGTTTAGGGAATGCCGCAGATCCTTTCGAAACATTAAAAGAATACGGTCCAGATGCGACGCGTTGGTACATGATTTCGAATGCAAATCCTTGGGACAACTTGAAATTTGATTTAGAAGGAATCGCTGAGGTCCGCAGAAAATTCTTTGGAACTTTATACAACACGTATTCGTTCTTTAGTTTGTATGCCAATATTGATGGTTTCAAATTTGAAGAAGCGGAGATTCCGTTAAACGAAAGACCGGAAATTGATCAATGGATCATCTCAGAATTGAACACTTTGATCAAAGAAGTGGATGGTTTTTATGCGGATTATGAACCAACAAAAGCAGCTCGTGCAATCTCTGAATTTGTACAAGAAAACTTGAGTAACTGGTACGTTCGTTTGTGCAGAAGACGCTTCTGGAAAGGGGAATATGCACAAGATAAAATTGCAGCTTATCAAACTTTATATACCTGTTTGTTAACCATAAGTAAACTGGGCGCGCCTATCGCTCCGTTCTTTATGGATAAACTTTACAGAGACTTAACTGTAGCAACACAGACTGAAAAATATGACAGTGTACATTTGGCGGAGTTTCCAATTTCGGTTGAAAACTATGTTAATAAAATGTTAGAGAGTAAAATGCAGAAAGCACAGACCATTTCATCATTGGTGTTATCACTCCGAAAAAAGGAAATGATAAAGGTACGTCAACCGTTGCAAAAGGTAATGATTCCAGTACTTGACGACAATCAAAGAGCTGAAATTGAGGCTATTTCTGACCTGATAAAAGCAGAGGTAAACGTGAAAGAAATCGTACTTTTAGACGATGCTTCGGGTGTTTTGGTAAAACAAATTAAGCCTAATTTTAAGACGTTAGGACCACGCTTTGGTAAGGATATGGGGTTGATTTCTAAGGCGATACAGGGATTTTCGAAAGAACAAATAAGTCAATTAGACAAGGAAGGAAGCCTGAGTATTGTTATTGCTGGAAATAACGTACTTTTAACGATAGAAGATGTAGAAATAACATCACAAGATATTGAGGGCTGGTTAGTAGCAAATTCAAACGGAATAACGGTTGCGCTTGATATTACAATTTCTGAAGAATTAAAACAAGAAGGAATTTCAAGAGAATTAGTAAACAGAATTCAGAATATCCGTAAAGATTCTGGATTTGAAGTTACCGATAAAATTAAAGTTCAATTGAAGAGAAATGGAATTCTAGAAGAGGCAATTCTTAAAAACGAAGCCTATATAAAATCAGAAACATTAACCAGTGATTTGGTTTTTGTGGATGAAATAGAAAACGGTACAGAAATTGAGTTTGACGATATAAAAACAATGATATTAATTTCAAAATAA